The Claveliimonas bilis genome window below encodes:
- a CDS encoding ABC transporter permease: MKSISAKMQGKDFIRNYFSFIGLILVVIVFHVLTEGSLISSRNMMNIFNNFFSIGLGAIGVMFLMSLGELDLSVGAIMGFASAMGAFSAQVHVALIIPVCLLTGLAIGALNGVMISRLKVESFIGTLAMSFIARGLTTYFLNGTVGIPLTQRMFDQSYVKIAVFLVVAIVFYLLFEYRAYGKQCRAIGASAEAARQSGVNVERVRFLAFAISGLLCGLAGFFSLVRTCTASSSTGEAFEFEVLLAVLFGGMPLSGGWSVKFRAAIVGSIAMAVMQNGMSLMGIDGLTQQIVEGVILIIVVVISFDRRNTVVIK, translated from the coding sequence ATGAAAAGTATAAGTGCAAAAATGCAGGGAAAAGATTTTATTCGTAACTATTTTTCGTTTATCGGACTGATACTGGTTGTAATAGTTTTTCATGTGCTGACAGAGGGAAGCCTGATCAGTTCGAGAAATATGATGAACATTTTTAATAATTTCTTCAGCATCGGTCTTGGAGCCATCGGTGTCATGTTCCTTATGTCCCTTGGAGAGCTGGATTTATCAGTGGGGGCAATTATGGGATTTGCTTCGGCCATGGGAGCATTTTCAGCCCAGGTTCATGTGGCGCTTATCATTCCTGTGTGTCTTTTGACAGGACTGGCGATCGGAGCGCTGAATGGAGTTATGATTTCCAGGCTGAAGGTAGAATCTTTTATCGGAACGCTGGCGATGTCTTTTATTGCAAGGGGACTGACTACATATTTTTTGAACGGAACAGTGGGAATCCCTCTGACACAGCGCATGTTCGATCAAAGCTATGTGAAGATCGCTGTATTTCTTGTTGTGGCAATTGTATTCTATCTGTTGTTTGAATACAGGGCTTACGGAAAACAGTGCAGGGCGATCGGAGCATCGGCGGAAGCGGCAAGACAGTCCGGCGTCAATGTAGAACGGGTCAGATTTCTGGCATTTGCAATATCCGGATTACTGTGTGGGCTGGCAGGATTTTTCAGCCTGGTCAGAACCTGTACCGCTTCTTCCAGTACGGGAGAGGCCTTCGAATTTGAAGTGCTGCTGGCAGTACTTTTCGGAGGAATGCCATTGTCCGGAGGATGGTCTGTAAAATTCCGGGCAGCTATTGTGGGAAGTATCGCAATGGCAGTTATGCAGAACGGAATGTCATTGATGGGCATTGACGGACTGACACAGCAGATCGTGGAAGGCGTTATTCTGATCATCGTTGTAGTGATTTCCTTTGACAGGAGAAATACAGTTGTTATTAAGTAA
- a CDS encoding sugar ABC transporter substrate-binding protein: MKKLLSVKKVVSMLLVLVMVMGLAVGCGSSSSESEEDTSSGGGDNPEAFTIGFPWQTSSTDPTFVSIENNVKAAVEAAGGELVVVESDLTADDLINNVSDLISRGVDGIIFMPASDSMLATVNQMCTEAQVYYATMFRTINDESIKEEVYSSDYFAGGCNEEDETAAYDIVNSMVEQGVENLCVINIAKGDTSSDLRDQGVEKAVEETGINLLNTTYNITAQTDMTKTIESYIAAYPELDGILLAGTYCDAALPTIEKALSDHGMDGEIIVGRIDFDFTMGEYLEAGSFHVSYGGQQQIDPLLSTVILVNKVIGTPIVEDGPFVQVCNYLELTSSEEAQEYLTYFLGDNAVFTPDEIKESMIKFYDDSINADTYQEIVDNFSVADVAQRHEGMESEE, from the coding sequence ATGAAAAAGTTACTATCCGTGAAAAAAGTAGTATCCATGCTTCTTGTCCTTGTTATGGTTATGGGACTGGCAGTTGGATGCGGCAGCAGCTCATCAGAGAGTGAGGAGGACACAAGTTCCGGAGGCGGAGACAATCCGGAAGCATTTACGATTGGTTTTCCGTGGCAGACCTCTTCTACAGACCCCACATTTGTATCAATTGAAAATAATGTAAAGGCTGCAGTTGAGGCAGCAGGCGGGGAGCTAGTAGTTGTAGAAAGCGATCTGACAGCAGATGATCTGATTAATAATGTTTCTGACCTTATCAGCCGGGGCGTGGACGGAATTATTTTCATGCCTGCCTCAGACTCTATGCTGGCGACGGTAAATCAGATGTGTACAGAGGCACAGGTATATTATGCTACCATGTTCCGTACCATTAATGATGAGTCCATCAAGGAAGAAGTTTACTCCTCTGACTATTTTGCAGGAGGCTGCAATGAGGAAGATGAGACGGCGGCTTATGACATTGTAAATTCTATGGTAGAGCAGGGTGTAGAAAATCTCTGCGTTATCAACATTGCAAAAGGTGACACTTCTTCTGACCTTCGTGATCAGGGCGTGGAAAAAGCAGTAGAAGAAACAGGCATCAATCTTTTGAATACAACATATAACATTACTGCTCAGACTGATATGACAAAGACAATAGAAAGCTATATTGCCGCATATCCGGAGCTGGATGGCATTCTGCTGGCAGGAACATACTGTGATGCAGCACTTCCGACAATTGAAAAAGCGCTTTCCGATCATGGAATGGATGGAGAAATTATTGTAGGGCGTATTGACTTTGACTTTACAATGGGTGAATATCTGGAAGCTGGTTCATTCCACGTATCTTACGGCGGACAGCAGCAGATCGATCCACTGCTGTCAACAGTGATCCTTGTAAACAAAGTTATCGGTACACCGATCGTAGAGGATGGACCTTTTGTTCAGGTTTGCAACTATCTGGAGCTGACATCCAGTGAAGAAGCACAGGAATATCTGACCTATTTCCTGGGGGACAATGCAGTATTTACACCAGATGAAATTAAAGAAAGCATGATCAAATTCTATGATGACAGCATTAATGCAGATACTTATCAGGAAATCGTAGACAACTTCTCTGTAGCAGATGTGGCACAGAGACACGAAGGCATGGAGAGCGAGGAATAA
- a CDS encoding ABC transporter permease has product MKKWIKKIGMTLALPVIVYGIFLIICFDRFSNLNCVSTIFLQSIVSVITAYAYAFIYMSGLFDFTIGSRIIISGLVGGIASSQFGMAGLLLGSLIASVAVAALTGALNWICKIPSLILTMALTMVFEIEGKNIAGRFSFVSIDYQYAVLGSVPWIVVVLIACGLLFYFIFNFTKFSYHMRAIGSNEAVSKNAGIRVQWIKFLCFVVGSIFAAVAAVLTISQSGSMGAQTNLGSATLLFQPLMAIIIAVVLQPACNMAIGIFVSQFTLNTIFIGLIAAGFPDTFQNIFLGVFLLIVMIITNNVETLKEYLHKRRLAAKVA; this is encoded by the coding sequence ATGAAAAAGTGGATAAAGAAAATCGGAATGACACTGGCTCTTCCGGTGATCGTATATGGAATTTTTCTGATCATATGTTTTGACCGGTTCAGTAATCTGAACTGTGTATCAACAATTTTTCTTCAGTCTATTGTATCTGTTATTACAGCTTATGCTTATGCGTTTATTTACATGAGCGGACTGTTTGACTTTACGATAGGATCCAGAATTATTATAAGCGGACTGGTAGGAGGCATAGCCTCCTCCCAGTTCGGTATGGCAGGGCTCCTGCTTGGTTCGTTAATTGCAAGCGTGGCTGTGGCAGCACTTACAGGAGCCCTGAATTGGATCTGTAAGATACCGTCCCTGATCCTGACAATGGCTCTGACGATGGTATTTGAGATCGAGGGGAAAAATATTGCCGGAAGATTCAGTTTTGTAAGCATTGACTATCAATATGCAGTATTGGGATCTGTTCCGTGGATTGTGGTTGTGTTGATCGCCTGTGGACTTTTGTTTTACTTTATTTTCAATTTTACGAAATTCAGCTACCATATGAGAGCGATTGGAAGTAATGAGGCAGTATCAAAGAATGCAGGTATTCGTGTACAGTGGATAAAATTCCTCTGCTTCGTGGTAGGAAGCATTTTTGCTGCTGTGGCAGCGGTACTGACGATCAGCCAGTCAGGCTCTATGGGGGCACAGACGAATCTGGGAAGTGCAACGCTCCTTTTCCAGCCATTGATGGCAATTATTATTGCAGTTGTACTTCAGCCGGCATGCAATATGGCTATTGGAATTTTTGTAAGCCAGTTTACATTGAATACAATTTTTATTGGTCTGATCGCGGCAGGATTTCCGGATACTTTCCAGAACATTTTCCTGGGAGTCTTCCTTCTCATTGTTATGATCATTACAAACAATGTAGAAACTTTGAAAGAATATCTGCATAAACGCCGGCTTGCTGCAAAAGTAGCTTAA
- a CDS encoding nucleoside hydrolase, whose translation MNFPKISEEERRKMLAPPAGKVRMVLDTDTYNEIDDQFALSYALMSPERLQVEAVYAAPFSSGFFDRLLAKKTDQVTVPMTSDLKEGLEQSYQEIIKIFGMLEMDPAGKVFRGSEHYMTEKDVPVESDAARDLIKRVKESDETLYVVAIGEITNIASAILMEPEIIKKIVIVWLGGQPLYWPHTLEFNLGQDILASQVIFDSGVPLVLVPCMTVASHLTTTEAELAAKLKGKSKVGTYLADMVISQLSPEAADNMLSLFRLTYLQEVDDYDKFMKEDIPFHGMAPSRIIWDISTIGYMINPHWCPSTLVEAPYLTDDVRWKAGEKRHSIRVCNFVYRDGIFGDMFEKLGRAPK comes from the coding sequence ATGAATTTTCCTAAAATTTCAGAAGAGGAGAGAAGAAAGATGCTGGCACCTCCGGCAGGAAAGGTGAGGATGGTGCTGGATACAGATACATACAACGAAATAGATGACCAGTTTGCCCTTTCCTATGCACTGATGTCTCCGGAGCGCCTTCAGGTGGAAGCAGTTTATGCCGCTCCTTTTTCTTCCGGATTTTTTGACAGGCTGCTTGCCAAAAAGACGGATCAGGTAACCGTCCCAATGACAAGTGATCTGAAAGAAGGATTGGAGCAGAGTTATCAGGAGATCATTAAAATCTTTGGCATGCTGGAAATGGATCCGGCGGGAAAAGTATTCCGCGGATCAGAACATTATATGACAGAAAAGGATGTACCGGTAGAGTCTGACGCTGCGAGAGATCTTATCAAACGCGTGAAAGAAAGCGATGAAACTTTGTATGTCGTAGCGATCGGAGAGATTACAAATATTGCGTCGGCTATTTTGATGGAACCGGAGATCATAAAAAAGATCGTTATTGTATGGCTGGGCGGCCAGCCTCTGTACTGGCCTCATACATTGGAATTTAATCTGGGACAGGACATATTGGCTTCGCAGGTCATTTTTGACAGCGGTGTCCCGCTGGTACTGGTTCCGTGTATGACAGTGGCGTCCCATCTGACGACAACAGAGGCAGAACTGGCGGCAAAGCTGAAGGGAAAAAGTAAGGTTGGAACCTATCTGGCGGATATGGTGATCAGCCAGTTAAGCCCGGAAGCGGCAGATAATATGCTTTCTTTATTCCGGCTTACCTATTTACAGGAAGTAGATGACTATGATAAATTTATGAAAGAGGATATTCCATTTCACGGAATGGCTCCTTCCAGAATTATCTGGGACATATCAACGATAGGATATATGATCAATCCCCATTGGTGTCCATCTACTCTTGTAGAAGCGCCTTATCTCACAGATGATGTGAGGTGGAAAGCAGGTGAAAAGAGGCATTCGATACGGGTATGCAACTTTGTTTACCGGGATGGCATTTTCGGTGATATGTTTGAGAAGTTGGGGCGTGCGCCTAAATAA
- a CDS encoding ribokinase: MKVLNFGSLNIDYTYQVEHIVNPKETISSLGLEVFPGGKGLNQSIALAKAGAEVYHAGLIGEDGLFLKEVCSSNHVHTDYIKESDTRTGNAIIQVSSAGENSIILFPGANRQNTKAYVDEVLGHFEEGDILLLQNEINEVDYLIEKGKEKGMTVAFNPSPFDDYVRKCDLTKVDLFFVNEVEGEQITGEKLPENIIACMREQFPEAEIVLTLGENGAIWSGKNENIAVPAVPAEAVDTTAAGDTFTGYFLAAVIEGRNKRQALERAAMASAMAVAKKGASISIPWKEEVDQKIGSE; encoded by the coding sequence GTGAAAGTTTTAAATTTTGGATCACTGAACATTGATTATACGTATCAGGTGGAGCACATTGTAAATCCCAAGGAAACGATTTCCTCTCTTGGGCTGGAAGTTTTCCCGGGAGGAAAGGGGCTTAATCAGTCCATTGCTCTTGCAAAGGCAGGAGCGGAAGTATATCATGCAGGCCTGATCGGCGAGGACGGCCTGTTCTTGAAAGAAGTGTGCAGCAGCAATCATGTGCACACAGATTATATAAAAGAATCAGATACGCGGACCGGAAATGCGATCATTCAGGTGAGCAGCGCCGGAGAAAACAGCATTATCTTGTTTCCCGGGGCAAACCGGCAGAATACGAAGGCATATGTGGATGAGGTGCTGGGACATTTTGAGGAAGGAGATATTCTGCTTCTGCAAAATGAGATAAATGAAGTGGATTATCTGATCGAAAAAGGAAAAGAAAAGGGCATGACCGTTGCCTTTAACCCTTCTCCTTTTGACGATTATGTAAGAAAATGCGATCTGACAAAGGTAGATCTGTTTTTTGTCAATGAAGTAGAAGGAGAGCAGATTACAGGGGAAAAGCTGCCGGAAAACATCATTGCATGTATGAGAGAACAGTTCCCGGAGGCGGAAATTGTTTTGACCCTGGGTGAAAACGGCGCCATCTGGAGTGGAAAAAACGAGAATATTGCAGTGCCTGCAGTCCCGGCGGAAGCAGTGGATACTACTGCGGCTGGAGATACATTCACCGGATATTTTCTTGCAGCTGTCATAGAGGGACGAAACAAGAGACAGGCATTGGAAAGGGCGGCTATGGCATCGGCAATGGCAGTTGCCAAAAAGGGAGCGTCCATTTCTATTCCATGGAAGGAAGAAGTAGATCAAAAAATAGGGAGTGAATAA
- a CDS encoding prolyl-tRNA synthetase associated domain-containing protein: MNVYEGRPEDFECRKEKEQKVYEILDSLGIRYQRVDHEPVATIEACREVDEALGIEICKNLFLCNRQKTKYYLLVMPGSKNLQTKELSPQIPSSRLSFASGEDMERLLNVSPGSATIMSLIYDCDNQVQLLVDEEVLAEETFGCHPCVNTSSMKLQAADVFGPFLKAVHHDYIKVKLS; this comes from the coding sequence ATGAACGTATATGAGGGAAGACCGGAGGATTTTGAGTGCCGGAAGGAAAAGGAACAGAAAGTATATGAAATTTTGGACAGCCTTGGTATCAGATATCAGCGGGTAGACCACGAACCGGTAGCTACTATTGAAGCCTGCCGGGAAGTGGATGAGGCTCTCGGGATTGAAATATGCAAAAATCTGTTCCTGTGTAACAGGCAGAAAACAAAATACTATCTGCTTGTAATGCCGGGAAGCAAGAACCTGCAGACAAAGGAGCTTTCGCCCCAGATTCCGTCCTCCAGACTTTCCTTTGCATCCGGGGAGGATATGGAGAGGCTGCTGAATGTGTCGCCGGGATCGGCAACGATCATGAGCTTGATTTATGATTGTGACAATCAGGTGCAGCTTCTTGTTGACGAGGAAGTGCTCGCCGAGGAAACATTCGGATGCCATCCCTGTGTCAATACATCCAGTATGAAACTTCAGGCAGCGGATGTATTCGGGCCTTTCCTGAAGGCAGTTCATCATGATTATATTAAAGTAAAACTTAGTTAA
- a CDS encoding SPFH domain-containing protein encodes MSKEKIQEEKILHPASGYAMMFIGIVGMLLGIALMVLGPIFGSLSGSGFLIGVGITLGIIVETAAIILLCGLKVLNPNEAYVFTVFGKYYGTLKKPGFFWVNPFCSAINPIIKGAPIVTSNGGRNVSISTGGREKKVSLKAMTLDNKLQKVNDQLGNPVEIGAVVIWRVVNPTKAVINVENYKNYLSIQCDSIIRNTARQYPYDTSEDGDEKSLRGSSQEIADIMGRELQQKVEEAGIKIQEVRITHLAYAPEIASAMLQRQQAAAIIDARQKIVEGAVGMVEMALNKLNENDIVELDEERKAAMVSNLLVVLCGNKDAQPIVNSGSLY; translated from the coding sequence ATGAGTAAGGAAAAAATTCAGGAAGAAAAGATTCTTCACCCGGCAAGCGGATATGCTATGATGTTTATAGGAATTGTGGGAATGCTTCTGGGTATTGCCCTTATGGTTTTAGGACCGATATTTGGAAGTTTGTCCGGAAGCGGTTTTTTGATCGGCGTCGGTATTACACTTGGCATTATCGTTGAGACAGCAGCGATCATTCTGCTCTGTGGGCTTAAGGTACTCAATCCTAATGAAGCTTATGTGTTTACTGTTTTCGGAAAGTATTACGGCACATTGAAGAAACCTGGATTTTTCTGGGTAAATCCTTTCTGCAGCGCTATTAATCCTATTATAAAAGGGGCGCCGATTGTCACATCTAATGGAGGCCGTAATGTATCTATTTCTACAGGGGGAAGAGAAAAGAAAGTTTCTTTGAAGGCCATGACGCTTGACAATAAGCTTCAGAAAGTTAATGATCAGCTTGGAAATCCCGTAGAGATCGGTGCAGTGGTAATCTGGCGGGTAGTAAACCCTACAAAAGCAGTGATCAATGTGGAAAACTATAAGAATTATCTTTCCATTCAGTGCGACTCTATTATTCGGAATACGGCAAGACAGTATCCTTACGATACAAGCGAGGACGGAGATGAGAAGTCTCTCCGCGGCAGCAGTCAGGAAATTGCAGACATCATGGGACGTGAACTGCAGCAGAAAGTAGAAGAAGCAGGCATTAAAATACAGGAAGTGCGCATCACTCATCTTGCCTATGCTCCGGAAATCGCATCCGCTATGCTTCAGAGGCAGCAGGCAGCCGCTATCATTGATGCCAGACAGAAGATCGTAGAGGGAGCTGTCGGCATGGTGGAAATGGCGCTTAATAAGCTCAATGAAAATGACATTGTGGAGCTGGATGAGGAGAGAAAGGCAGCCATGGTGAGCAATCTGCTTGTTGTCCTGTGCGGAAATAAGGATGCACAGCCGATCGTTAACAGCGGAAGCCTTTATTAA
- a CDS encoding UvrD-helicase domain-containing protein gives MYIADLHIHSRYSRATSKDCTPEYLNLWARRKGIHIVGTGDFTHPAWREELKEKLEPAEGGLYVLKKEYRIPDPAGEGAADPRFVVTGEISSIYKKGGKVRKVHSLILLPGLEEAENIARRLEAIGNIHSDGRPILGVPCRDLLEIVLEAAPEGIYVPAHIWTPHFSLFGAFSGFDTAEECFEDLTPYIHAVETGLSSDPTMNWRVSALDRFHLISNSDAHSPAKLGREANLLDIELSYQGIYRAIQEGKGLKGTIEFFPEEGKYHMDGHRKCGLCLTPEETNKFDGICPVCGKKITIGVSHRVEELADRAEGYRPEKAADFESLVPLPEVIGSAYGCSAASKKVVREYESMLQRLGPEFEILRKIPLEEIQAVSGHRMAEGIARLREGKAERIPGFDGEYGTIRLFRPEEVRETEGQLDFFALLGRTETGNQDGLRCKNQEELLKEKEISSEKENGQQERKEELNPQQLQAVQCAGRIVAVLAGPGTGKTKTLIAKILYLMEHRKIKAGDIMAVTFTNQAAREMTERLESALGGKRRLAKIRIGTFHALCLSFLKGQGREVMLTAELERKEMAEQAVDESRIAMKTEEFLEELSRQKAGMEPPERTEEEKRLWEEAVQKYEEEKRNNSLLDFDDLLLETLELLENGAKGKNFGTPSYILVDEFQDINPLQYRLIQAWNREAKELFVIGDADQSIYGFRGASAACFESLKADIPDLEIIRLTENYRSSPQILQAAETVLDGALGSRLHPNCPDQDPVRLYQAGSRMGEAIFIAKEIGRMAGGIGMLEAQALSGKEYDRKVRSFDEIAVLCRTHRQAALLEKCFRQEGIPYVTAGRESFLEEEKVQGSFCFFRCLEHTDDMSAKRQSAKILWKLSWNPVTEQILDEQIQKYQPLYRKKKPLDFLKIWLEDMQLQENEAMKMLVSSSVFYKAMPEFLRNFELGVESDLRRCGDRNYTAGAVRIMTLHGSKGLEFPVVMICGTEKGCIPLESESYSVDISEEKRLLYVGMTRAKEELILTFSGEESPFLAEIGESVIQREQGRIRSREENYHQMTLFEEGL, from the coding sequence ATGTACATAGCAGATCTGCACATCCACTCCAGATATTCCCGCGCTACCAGCAAAGACTGCACGCCGGAATATCTGAATCTGTGGGCGAGAAGAAAAGGAATCCATATTGTAGGGACAGGGGATTTTACTCACCCGGCCTGGAGAGAAGAGCTGAAGGAAAAGCTGGAACCGGCAGAGGGCGGCCTGTATGTATTGAAAAAGGAATATCGGATTCCTGATCCGGCCGGAGAAGGGGCAGCAGATCCACGGTTTGTTGTCACGGGAGAAATCAGCTCCATTTATAAAAAGGGCGGAAAGGTACGAAAAGTCCACAGTCTGATCCTTCTTCCGGGCCTGGAGGAAGCGGAAAATATTGCGCGCCGGCTGGAGGCAATTGGAAATATACATTCCGACGGGAGACCTATTCTGGGAGTGCCCTGCCGGGATCTTCTGGAGATCGTTCTGGAAGCCGCCCCGGAGGGTATCTATGTACCGGCTCATATCTGGACTCCTCACTTTTCCCTGTTTGGAGCATTTTCGGGATTTGATACGGCAGAAGAGTGCTTTGAAGATCTGACGCCCTACATCCATGCCGTAGAGACGGGGCTTTCTTCTGATCCGACTATGAACTGGAGAGTGTCAGCTCTGGACCGCTTTCATCTGATTTCCAATTCCGACGCCCATTCCCCTGCAAAGCTTGGGCGGGAGGCTAACCTTCTGGATATAGAGTTGTCCTATCAGGGGATCTATCGGGCGATCCAGGAAGGAAAAGGACTGAAAGGAACCATTGAGTTTTTCCCGGAAGAAGGGAAATATCACATGGACGGACATAGAAAATGCGGCCTTTGTCTGACGCCGGAAGAAACGAACAAATTTGACGGCATTTGTCCGGTGTGCGGCAAAAAGATTACTATAGGAGTATCTCACCGGGTAGAGGAACTGGCAGACCGGGCGGAAGGATACCGGCCGGAGAAGGCGGCGGACTTTGAAAGTCTTGTTCCCCTTCCGGAGGTGATCGGATCCGCATACGGATGTTCGGCTGCCAGCAAGAAAGTGGTCAGAGAATATGAAAGTATGCTGCAGCGCCTTGGACCGGAATTTGAGATACTAAGAAAGATTCCTCTGGAAGAAATACAAGCGGTATCAGGTCATCGGATGGCGGAAGGGATAGCGAGACTCCGGGAGGGGAAAGCAGAAAGGATCCCGGGCTTTGACGGTGAATATGGAACGATCCGGCTTTTCCGTCCGGAAGAGGTCCGCGAAACAGAAGGGCAGCTGGATTTCTTTGCTCTTCTTGGAAGGACGGAAACCGGAAATCAGGACGGGTTACGGTGTAAAAATCAGGAAGAGCTTTTAAAAGAAAAAGAGATTTCGAGTGAAAAAGAGAACGGGCAGCAGGAGAGAAAAGAAGAGCTGAATCCGCAGCAGCTTCAGGCTGTACAGTGTGCGGGAAGGATTGTGGCTGTTCTTGCAGGTCCGGGAACCGGCAAAACAAAGACGCTGATCGCGAAGATTTTGTATCTGATGGAACACCGGAAAATAAAAGCCGGTGATATCATGGCAGTGACATTTACCAACCAGGCTGCCAGGGAGATGACGGAACGTCTGGAATCGGCTCTTGGCGGGAAAAGGCGTCTTGCAAAAATCCGGATCGGGACATTCCATGCCCTTTGTCTGTCCTTTTTAAAGGGACAGGGAAGGGAAGTCATGCTGACAGCGGAGCTGGAGCGAAAAGAGATGGCGGAACAGGCAGTGGATGAGAGCCGGATCGCCATGAAGACAGAGGAATTTCTGGAAGAATTGTCACGGCAGAAGGCAGGAATGGAGCCGCCGGAGCGTACGGAAGAGGAAAAGAGGCTCTGGGAAGAAGCGGTACAAAAGTATGAAGAAGAGAAAAGGAACAATTCTTTGTTAGATTTTGATGATCTTCTTCTGGAGACTTTGGAACTTTTAGAAAACGGCGCGAAAGGGAAAAACTTCGGAACCCCTTCCTACATTCTGGTAGATGAGTTCCAGGATATTAATCCGCTTCAGTACCGTCTGATCCAGGCGTGGAACAGGGAGGCAAAAGAATTGTTTGTCATTGGCGACGCCGATCAGTCCATCTACGGATTCCGAGGCGCGTCCGCTGCATGTTTTGAATCCCTGAAAGCAGATATACCGGATCTGGAAATCATCCGGCTGACGGAAAATTACCGTTCTTCCCCGCAGATCCTGCAGGCGGCGGAAACGGTTTTGGATGGAGCACTTGGCTCAAGGCTCCACCCCAATTGCCCGGATCAGGATCCGGTGCGGCTTTATCAGGCAGGGAGCAGGATGGGAGAAGCGATCTTTATTGCCAAAGAGATCGGGAGGATGGCAGGTGGAATCGGTATGCTGGAAGCCCAGGCTCTTTCCGGGAAGGAGTATGACAGAAAAGTCCGCTCTTTTGATGAGATTGCCGTACTTTGCCGTACCCACAGGCAGGCGGCGCTGCTGGAGAAGTGCTTCAGGCAGGAAGGGATTCCCTATGTGACAGCAGGAAGGGAGAGCTTCCTGGAGGAAGAAAAAGTGCAGGGAAGCTTCTGCTTTTTCCGCTGCCTTGAACATACCGATGATATGTCCGCAAAGAGGCAGAGTGCAAAGATTTTGTGGAAACTTTCCTGGAATCCGGTAACAGAGCAGATCCTGGATGAACAGATACAGAAATATCAGCCCCTTTACCGGAAGAAAAAGCCGCTGGATTTTCTGAAGATCTGGCTTGAAGATATGCAGCTTCAGGAAAACGAAGCAATGAAAATGCTGGTTTCATCTTCTGTATTTTATAAGGCGATGCCGGAGTTTCTCCGGAACTTTGAGCTGGGCGTGGAAAGCGATCTGAGGCGATGCGGGGATAGAAACTATACAGCAGGGGCAGTCAGGATCATGACGCTCCATGGTTCCAAAGGGCTGGAATTTCCTGTTGTGATGATCTGCGGAACAGAGAAAGGGTGCATCCCGCTGGAGAGCGAGAGCTATTCTGTTGATATCAGTGAAGAAAAACGTCTTTTGTATGTGGGAATGACACGTGCCAAAGAAGAGCTGATCCTGACGTTTTCAGGAGAGGAATCGCCTTTTCTTGCAGAGATCGGAGAGTCTGTGATTCAAAGAGAACAGGGACGGATCCGCAGCAGAGAAGAGAATTACCATCAGATGACCTTATTTGAAGAAGGATTATAG
- a CDS encoding YkgJ family cysteine cluster protein — protein MIRNIELSEISDGSLYTSADMAKADCRGCEGCFACCRGMGRSIVLDPWDIAQMTEGTERTFAELMEGVIELNVVDGMILPNLRMDEKTEKCTFLDQEGRCSIHRFRPGICRMFPLGRYYEENGFRYFLQIHECQKKDRSKVKIKKWLDIANLKAYEAYIWDWHQFLALCRRESAQLEEAQIKILQTYLLRTFYQTPYGSEDFYKTFYERMAAVKETLGLC, from the coding sequence ATGATAAGAAATATAGAACTTTCGGAGATTTCCGACGGCAGCCTTTACACATCGGCAGACATGGCAAAAGCCGACTGCCGGGGCTGTGAAGGATGCTTTGCCTGCTGCCGCGGCATGGGAAGATCCATTGTCCTGGATCCCTGGGATATTGCACAGATGACGGAAGGAACAGAAAGAACTTTTGCAGAATTGATGGAAGGGGTCATTGAGCTGAATGTGGTGGACGGTATGATTCTGCCGAATCTTCGTATGGATGAAAAGACAGAGAAATGCACATTTCTTGATCAGGAAGGCCGTTGCAGCATTCACAGATTCCGTCCGGGAATCTGCAGGATGTTTCCGCTGGGAAGATATTATGAAGAAAACGGATTCCGATATTTTCTGCAGATACATGAGTGCCAAAAGAAGGACAGGAGCAAAGTTAAGATCAAGAAGTGGCTGGACATTGCAAACTTAAAAGCATACGAAGCTTATATCTGGGACTGGCACCAGTTTCTTGCACTTTGCCGGAGAGAGTCAGCCCAGCTTGAAGAGGCGCAGATAAAGATACTGCAGACATATCTGCTTCGCACATTTTATCAGACGCCCTACGGTTCTGAAGATTTTTACAAAACATTTTATGAACGTATGGCAGCGGTAAAGGAGACACTTGGATTATGCTAG